From a region of the Dermatophagoides farinae isolate YC_2012a chromosome 3, ASM2471394v1, whole genome shotgun sequence genome:
- the LOC124498514 gene encoding crustapain, protein MIQFIVVLFSTMLIIMDQSAMGQRRQLLIADSNKNIPAQSHQVEYLQFMRSTYGKQNLTEIAEELGLKSYEQNFTEFQKQYDKRYYDGEDLELRRANFLYSLKMVKDNENDFKTGRVPYRLKINKFADFGMNEKIFINQKLLTAKHETANKPIPFTNNKMSTNVVRKINKTSITFPAQFDWRSQSMVTPIEDQGQCGSSWIFAGVGLVESANAIAGNPLVVLSKQQVLDCVLPPFYLSDGCNGGMLDDIFHYTKQVGLTMEKTYPYKGKQEECHQVLGEWREWIYRYNYLPLNSTDEMIMWFIYNKGPVAALINAGDRQFQLYSGGILTDGGDRGLDGQHNQYVQIIGWGNDNGLDFWMVKNSWGRDYGESGYVKMIRGVNNRGINTVVAYVEALPIRQPEPPRPTTEKPEPGTGMTIQHSIPLTTLMLSIDINGDSSSLTPTNLAEIVRIFVQFLVAIFNAFQRIFAQSPMLRNDVMYKSWSDQDFAYNPNISFEKVLQDRKEKFNQIFSKISKILFKQKELFQQIISIIHFQIRQENVENLLEQFLKNINGLTRIKRNVEQFINRGQFDNNAIEKLLNDYVSAMKQK, encoded by the exons atgattcaatttattgtTGTATTGTTTTCTACAATGTTAATCATTATGGATCAATCGGCTATGGGACAGCGACGACAATTATTAATAGCtgattcgaataaaaatattccagCTCAATCACATCAGGTTGAATATTTACAATTTATGCGTTCAACatatggaaaacaaaatctgaCTGAAATTGCTGAAGAATTGGGATTAAAAAgttatgaacaaaattttacCGAATTTCAg AAACAATATGATAAACGTTATTACGATGGTGAAGACCTCGAACTACGTCGTGCCAACTTTCtgtattcattgaaaatggtcaaagataatgaaaatgattttaaaacTGGTAGAGTTCCTTAccgtttgaaaataaataagtTTGCTGATTTT ggaatgaatgaaaaaatatttatcaatcaaaaattattgacaGCCAAACATGAAACGGCCAATAAACCGATACCATTcacgaataataaaatgtctACGAATGTCGttcgaaaaataaataaaacatcGATCACATTTCCGGCACAATTTGACTGGCGTTCACAAAGT ATGGTTACACCGATTGAAGATCAAGGACAATGTGGTTCTAGTTGGATATTTGCCGGTGTTGGACTAGTTGAAAGTGCCAATGCAATTGCAGGCAATCCATTAGTTGTTCTATCGAAACAACAAGTATTGGATTGTGTATTACCTCCATTCTATCTAAGTGATGGTTGTAATGGTGGTATGTTAGATGATATATTTCATTATACAAAACAAGTTGGTCTAACCATGGAAAAAACTTATCCATATAAGGGCAAA caAGAAGAATGTCATCAAGTATTGGGCGAATGGCGTGAATGGATTTATCGTTATAATTATCTTCCATTAAATTCAACCGATGAAATGATCATGTGGTTCATTTACAATAAAGGTCCTGTCGCTGCATTGATAAATGCTGGTGATCGTCAATTTCAGCTATACAG TGGCGGTATTTTGACCGATGGTGGTGATCGTGGTCTTGATGGTCAACATAATCAATATGTACAGATTATCGGTTGgggtaatgataatggattaGATTTTTGGATGGTCAAAAATAGCTGGGGCCGTGATTATGGCGAAAGTGGCTATGTTAAAATGATTCGTGGCGTGAATAATCGTGGAATCAATACGGTTGTAGCATATGTGGAAGCATTGCCAATTCGACAACCTGAACCACCGAGACCGACTACAGAAAAACCGGAACCTGGTACCGGCATGACTATTCAACATTCAATCCCACTAACAACATTAATGCTTTCAATT GATATCAATGGCGATTCAAGTTCTTTAACACCGACAAATCTTGCCGAAATTGTGAGAATTTTCGTCCAATTTTTAGTTGCCATTTTCAATGCATTTCAACGAATTTTCGCACAATCACCAATGCTTCGTAATGATGTCATGTATAAAAGTTGGAGTGATCAAGATTTTGCCTATAATCCTAACATTAGCTTTGAAAAAGTTCTCCAAGATCGTaaggaaaaattcaatcagatTTTCAGTAAGATTTCTAAGATtttatttaaacaaaaagaattatttcaacaaattatttcaattattcattttcagatACG TCAAGAAAATGTGGAAAATTTACTGGAACAATTTCTCAAGAATATCAATGGTTTAACACGAATCAAAAGAAATGTTGAACAATTTATCAATCGTGGACAATTCGATAATAATgctattgaaaaattattgaacgATTATGTTTCagcaatgaaacaaaaatga
- the LOC124498497 gene encoding uncharacterized protein LOC124498497: MSTLFQTLRRNNFFLFDVYIVIFLFSYAMEILTINYLVQDKICRIRYNQSKFFCQHIHEDIFNGDEKITKDHILSAAALYNNYKNIIQAIPMFIWSLFFGSFLDRQTGATRMIFAWMNIIGVLTTAFYLINIFNFSIDPYYLLLAGISTCLTGSMATFLTVTHRYIIINTDPEYRTIRFTIFQISLLMAISLGSLLGGNLIHSVSDRGELLRNYDLNMWIGLALQVGSFFMILVIGIDRKVTDPINSPENDEDNDATIVDEIDRSSPVLSGDRESYSSITDTNIESTTTVIKFSLCQHVKCAFSSFFDIENVRQTIRCLTKPRINQIREQIILLILLLFLQFVNYLGLDSMFLQFSQKVYRFDSKTYANVTAFSKIMPNIILFISSHVLVKCLKWKDGTIFAITFTAALISQILIGTFTNPAVYLAALIIGSIGGLSSIVMKTKIARLIPKDEVGKIFSLISTLESLAPFFGTLIFSTIFSASVSTYPTLIYHAAAAMTLVCLILALFQDLYFHNQ, from the exons atgtctacaTTATTTCAAACACTTCGAAGAAACAATTTCTTCCTATTCGATGTTTATAttgttatatttttatttagcTATGCAATGGAGATTCTTACGATCAACTATTTAGTGCAGGATAAAATATGCCGTATCCGTTATAATCAAAGTAAATTTTTCTGTCAACATATTCATGAAGATATTtttaatggtgatgaaaaaattaccaaAGATCATATTCTATCTGCGGCTGCCTTGTATAATAATTACAA AAATATAATACAGGCTATACCAATGTTTATttggtcattattttttggttcatttttgGATCGACAAACCGGTGCAACCAGAATGATATTTGCCTGGATGAATATAATCGGTGTATTGACTACGGCTTTTTATCtgataaatatttttaatttttccattgatccatattatttattattggctGGTATATCTACCTGTTTGACTGGTAGTATGGCCACTTTTTTAACTGTTACTCATcgttatattattatcaatactGATCCAGAATATCGCACTATAAGGTTTACTATATTTCAAATCAGTCTATTAATGG CTATATCATTGGGTTCATTGCTTGGTGGTAATCTAATTCATTCGGTTTCGGATCGTGGTGAATTATTACGAAATTATGATCTCAACATGTGGATCGGTTTAGCTTTGCAAGTTGGTTCCTTCTTCATGATTTTAGTTATTGGCATTGATCGAAAAGTAACTGATCCAATAAATTCACCAGAAAACgatgaagataatgatgCAACTATTGTCGATGAAATTGATAGATCAAGTCCTGTATTAAGTGGTGATCGAGAATCATATTCATCCATAACCGATACAAATATCGAATCGACAACAACGgtcataaaattttcattatgtcAACATGTCAAATGTGCATTTAGTTCATTTTTCGACATTGAGAATGTTCGACAAACAATTCGATGTCTAACTAAACCACGAATTAATCAAATTCGTGAACAAATCATTCTGCTCATATTGCTACTATTTCTTCAATTTGTCAACTATCTTGGATtggattcaatgtttttacaATTCTCTCAAAAAGTttatcgattcgattcgaaaacTTATGCGAATGTAACTGCATTTTCTAAAATAATGCCAAATATCATATTATTCATAAGTTCACATGTTCTAGTCAAATGTCTTAAATGGAAAGATGGAACCATTTTTGCTATAACATTTACAGCTGCATTGATAAGTCAAATTTTAATAGGTACATTCACTAATCCAGCTGTTTATCTAGCAGCATTGATTATTGGATCAATTGGTGgattatcatcgattgtaatgaaaacgaaaattgcTAGATTGATTCCCAAAGATGAAGTTGGTAAAATTTTCAGCCTAATATCAACATTGGAATCATTAGCACCGTTTTTTGGTACATTAATATTTTCCACCATATTTTCGGCCAGTGTTTCAACCTATCCCACGCTAATTTATCATGCTGCTGCAGCTATGACAttggtttgtttgatatTAGCTCTATTTCAagatttatattttcataatcaataa
- the LOC142597429 gene encoding uncharacterized protein LOC142597429: MGPNLTKMFKIFRILHRNNFFLFDMYIFLTLFTYGIQIITTILLLQDKICRLHYNQSQFFCQHINEVIFEGDDKIIKDRILSSAALFNNYSNLIQAIPMFIWSLFFGSFLDRQTGATRMIFAWISLLSVFTAIFIWSTFSISPLIRTFYYSLE, encoded by the exons ATGGGACCAAACCTgacaaaaatgttcaaaatatTTCGAATACTTCatcgaaataattttttcctattcgATATGTATATATTTTTAACATTGTTTACCTATGGCATACAAATAATAACGACAATTTTATTGTTACAAGATAAAATATGTCGTCTCCATTATAATCAAAGTCAATTTTTCTGTCAACATATAAATGAAGTTATTTTCGAaggtgatgataaaatcattaaaGATCGAATCCTTTCTTCGGCCGCATTGTTCAATAATTACAG CAATCTAATACAGGCTATACCAATGTTTATTTGGTCACTATTTTTCGGTTCTTTTTTGGATCGACAAACCGGTGCAACCAGAATGATATTTGCATGGATCAGCTTACTTAGTGTATTTACCGCTATTTTTATCTGGTCAACATTTTCGATTTCTCCATTG ATCCGTACATTTTACTATTCACTGGAATAA